From Chlamydiifrater volucris, one genomic window encodes:
- a CDS encoding polymorphic outer membrane protein middle domain-containing protein → MRLPFSRMLFSATLAAYLSAFANGSDVKENEPLENQHSEIKTPTETKNGVEGKAVLEEHSDAADSSPTTTLLSESKFGGSDPEKFPFQTTENGAIYSLTKGIRLSDFNGNLLAKPVPVFTNKQGDLTFEGNGFSLLFSNNMGPTAGLAVKNPYTEAPSDNAIGAVAAVIPVATQADQSSSKKTTFSGFSSLGFINNQVTLKSATTPAEPAVTMASTTDTEDPASIIHVEDLTFQGNGDIIFKENISPGSGGAISATAKLNVTANTGTISFEGNVSTGITPPPSGSTDGANGAGSESLASRSASLSTSITNEVTNRDTLKFATSKVAAAAPTPSTTSSPNSTQAGNGGAIAFGVTKESPAEEAQQESEEETPSPGLFGANSSSINFSQNIAHGKGGAIYVEKGPFSFENNLGPITFVNNRASSGGAIYTQDSLSFSGNRDIIFSGNIASSSTMSEGNGGAVCFKENSILSEAVKQLDVSPPTKSVSFSKNGSIVFQRNIASGNGGAISAKTLSFTDNGPIFFLNNTANQGGAIYVDNQGTLTLSADKGNIIFFGNTSSTPKVVSETQLTLDNQENSKHCRNAIYLDAGSTFNLRALAGNAICFYDPIVVKKANGGLQAVTVLPTLQVLSEKTHSSNSSLVINADPVSEEEVEKANLKTPKALQISPVSHPLSGSHCKILSIAPNTETDLTEEDVSVHPQNVITKNSEEIPTVRALTEEAPAPDYSGTIVFSGKGLSEEEKANVNNLTSIIEQDVTLNKGILILEQGAILKVNKFTQTSGSHLVMDLTSQIIATDTTNGCITLQDLSINFDGISESSSGATLKCEQPLAREQSISLPTAITILDPKGSLYENHSLSSNHDFTVLNINPESLAPNQRNITKFEGAISSPYGYQGTWSISTGENERASTPIKAKWNYTGYIPSPERTPYLSVSSLWDSHLDSRAVRRAITTSSSAGRFDLVDDGFGHRTWASGLGVFFHQDSRKDQKSFRHLAGGYAAGLSIKAMNGSIVTFGWGQLFGKSKDYLISDNKELASVAAMNLQHRAYLSNRSQPVLSITGSYGRTDNRLVTKSPVFGELKGSWRNLSLGASAELKDFAVLASKHLLFSPFLKTDVTYARGGSTTESGTEGRKYTLEPLYNVSVIPGVTALRRTKCIEEGEEVSELDVSISYVADIYRKNPSGTATLLANNHTWSVNVSNLSKHALMVQADSKTRLSPRWWVMANYAFELRSSSRSHNVYAGTKISF, encoded by the coding sequence ATGAGATTACCTTTCAGTAGGATGTTGTTTTCAGCGACCCTGGCTGCTTACCTAAGCGCTTTTGCTAATGGTTCTGATGTAAAAGAAAATGAACCTCTTGAAAATCAACATTCAGAGATAAAAACACCTACTGAAACTAAGAACGGTGTAGAAGGGAAAGCTGTTTTAGAAGAACATTCAGACGCTGCAGATTCTTCACCAACAACCACTCTCCTCTCCGAAAGCAAATTTGGAGGATCTGATCCAGAAAAATTTCCTTTCCAAACAACAGAAAACGGAGCCATCTACTCTCTAACTAAAGGAATACGTTTATCAGATTTCAACGGAAACTTGCTAGCAAAGCCCGTGCCTGTGTTTACCAACAAACAAGGAGATTTAACTTTTGAAGGAAATGGTTTTTCTTTATTGTTTTCAAATAATATGGGACCTACGGCAGGTCTCGCTGTTAAAAATCCTTATACCGAAGCGCCCTCAGATAATGCAATTGGAGCCGTGGCAGCTGTAATACCTGTTGCAACCCAAGCTGATCAGTCTTCGTCAAAAAAAACCACATTCTCTGGATTCTCGTCTCTCGGATTCATCAACAACCAAGTAACCCTAAAAAGTGCAACAACTCCTGCTGAGCCAGCTGTTACTATGGCAAGCACCACGGACACAGAAGATCCCGCTTCCATAATCCATGTTGAAGATTTAACTTTTCAGGGAAACGGTGACATTATTTTTAAAGAAAATATTTCACCCGGAAGTGGAGGAGCTATCTCCGCCACAGCCAAACTCAACGTAACTGCAAATACTGGAACAATTTCTTTTGAGGGAAACGTCTCTACAGGAATAACTCCTCCTCCCTCTGGATCAACTGACGGGGCAAATGGAGCAGGAAGTGAGTCGTTAGCTTCTAGATCAGCCTCCCTCTCTACTAGCATAACTAACGAAGTTACGAATAGGGATACCCTTAAGTTTGCCACTTCTAAAGTTGCCGCAGCCGCCCCTACTCCATCAACCACTTCATCCCCCAATTCCACGCAGGCAGGAAACGGAGGAGCTATAGCTTTTGGAGTTACAAAAGAATCACCTGCAGAAGAAGCTCAACAGGAATCCGAAGAAGAAACCCCTTCTCCAGGACTGTTCGGCGCAAACTCCTCAAGTATAAATTTTTCCCAAAATATAGCTCACGGAAAAGGAGGCGCTATCTACGTAGAGAAAGGGCCTTTCTCTTTTGAAAACAATCTAGGACCTATTACCTTTGTTAACAACAGAGCCTCTAGTGGAGGTGCCATCTACACGCAGGATTCCTTATCATTTTCTGGAAACAGGGATATTATTTTTTCCGGCAATATAGCCTCCTCCTCTACTATGTCAGAAGGGAATGGTGGGGCTGTTTGTTTTAAAGAGAACAGTATTCTTTCTGAAGCGGTAAAACAATTGGATGTCTCCCCTCCCACTAAATCCGTTTCTTTCTCAAAAAATGGATCCATTGTTTTTCAAAGAAATATTGCTTCTGGAAACGGAGGAGCTATTTCTGCAAAAACTCTCTCTTTCACGGATAATGGACCCATTTTCTTTCTTAATAATACCGCAAATCAAGGTGGCGCTATCTATGTTGATAATCAAGGAACTTTAACCTTATCGGCAGACAAAGGAAACATTATCTTTTTTGGAAATACAAGCTCTACCCCAAAGGTTGTTTCAGAAACTCAGCTTACTCTTGATAATCAAGAAAATTCTAAACACTGCAGAAACGCCATATATTTGGATGCTGGGTCCACGTTTAATTTGAGAGCGTTAGCTGGCAATGCTATATGCTTTTATGATCCCATTGTTGTGAAGAAAGCGAACGGCGGACTCCAAGCTGTTACAGTTTTGCCTACTCTTCAAGTTCTCTCGGAGAAAACCCATTCTTCTAACTCCTCCCTTGTTATCAACGCAGACCCCGTTTCAGAAGAGGAAGTCGAGAAAGCTAACCTCAAAACACCTAAAGCTCTTCAGATATCTCCTGTTTCTCATCCTTTGTCCGGTTCTCATTGCAAAATTCTATCAATCGCTCCCAACACTGAAACTGATCTCACTGAAGAAGATGTAAGTGTTCATCCACAAAATGTTATCACTAAAAATTCAGAAGAAATTCCAACTGTTCGTGCCCTTACAGAAGAGGCTCCTGCTCCAGATTATTCAGGAACCATCGTATTTTCTGGAAAAGGATTGTCTGAAGAAGAAAAAGCCAATGTGAATAATCTAACTTCCATCATAGAACAGGACGTTACGCTAAATAAAGGAATATTAATCTTAGAACAGGGAGCCATTCTTAAGGTAAATAAGTTTACTCAAACTTCTGGAAGCCATCTTGTGATGGATTTAACAAGTCAGATAATTGCAACAGATACAACTAATGGTTGCATTACACTGCAAGACTTAAGCATTAATTTTGATGGAATCTCTGAAAGTTCCTCAGGAGCAACCCTAAAGTGTGAACAACCTTTAGCCAGAGAACAATCGATCTCTCTCCCCACTGCAATTACCATTCTGGATCCTAAAGGCTCTCTATACGAGAATCATAGTCTTTCCTCTAATCACGACTTTACGGTACTTAATATTAATCCCGAATCATTGGCACCAAACCAAAGAAATATAACAAAATTCGAAGGAGCAATCTCCTCCCCCTATGGATACCAAGGAACATGGTCCATTTCTACAGGAGAAAACGAAAGAGCTAGCACCCCTATAAAGGCCAAATGGAATTACACAGGATACATTCCCAGTCCAGAAAGGACACCCTACCTATCAGTATCTAGTTTATGGGATTCTCATTTAGATTCCCGGGCCGTTCGAAGGGCGATAACAACCAGCTCTAGTGCTGGAAGGTTCGATTTAGTAGACGATGGCTTTGGACATAGGACCTGGGCATCGGGGTTGGGAGTGTTTTTCCACCAAGATTCCAGAAAAGATCAAAAGAGCTTCCGACACTTGGCTGGGGGTTATGCCGCAGGGCTAAGTATAAAAGCTATGAATGGATCCATAGTCACCTTCGGATGGGGACAACTTTTCGGAAAATCCAAGGATTATCTGATCTCTGACAACAAAGAGTTAGCTTCTGTAGCTGCAATGAATCTCCAGCACCGCGCCTACTTATCTAACCGTTCCCAGCCTGTCCTTTCAATTACAGGAAGTTACGGAAGAACTGACAACCGACTTGTTACAAAATCTCCTGTCTTTGGAGAACTTAAAGGAAGTTGGAGAAATTTATCTCTGGGGGCTTCTGCAGAACTTAAAGATTTTGCTGTCCTTGCCTCTAAACATTTATTATTTTCACCATTTTTGAAAACGGATGTTACTTACGCAAGAGGAGGATCTACCACGGAAAGCGGAACTGAAGGTAGAAAATACACTCTAGAACCTCTTTACAATGTTTCTGTGATTCCGGGAGTTACAGCGTTACGAAGAACTAAATGCATTGAAGAAGGAGAAGAAGTCTCTGAGTTGGACGTCTCTATATCTTACGTTGCCGACATATATAGAAAAAATCCTTCTGGAACGGCCACTCTACTGGCCAACAATCACACTTGGTCAGTAAATGTTTCCAACTTGTCTAAACATGCATTGATGGTACAAGCAGATTCAAAGACCCGACTTTCTCCAAGATGGTGGGTTATGGCCAATTACGCCTTTGAATTACGAAGTTCTTCTCGCTCACACAACGTGTATGCAGGAACTAAAATTAGCTTTTAA